The Amycolatopsis umgeniensis DNA segment CGTGCGGCTGAGCAGGCGCAACGGGCCCCTGCGGACCTTCGCGACCTCGGCGGCCGGCTCGTCCCGGCCGTTCTCCTCGCTCATGCAGCTCCTCCGCCAGCGCCGAGCGCCCTTGACGGGGTCCAGCATGGTCCATGCCCGGGCATTCGGCTCGTCACCCCTGGGTTTTCGGGTGAGTAAACCGACAACGGGGGTGGCGCTTCAGGCGTTCCACGGGCCCGGCGGGTAGGCTCACTGGAGTGCCCTCACCTCAGGCGCCGGCGTCGCGGCCGGATACCAAAGTGGGGGTTTTCGCTTGTGACAGGGCGTGTGACCAGGGGTTTCGGGTGAGGGAGGAGGGGAACCGGCATGTCTGAAACGGCTGAACGCAATCGAGGCGAGCTGGGCGCGCCTCCCGCGGCGAAGGACAGCACCGCCCGCCCGCTGCGTGCCTGGCAGCGCCGCGCGCTGACGAAGTACCTGACGAAGAAACCGAAGGACTTCCTGGCCGTCGCGACGCCGGGCGCGGGCAAGACGGTGTTCGGTCTCCGGATCGCCGCCGAGCTGCTGAGCGACCGGACGATCGAAGCGATCACCATCGTCGCGCCGACTGAGCACCTGAAGCACCAGTGGGCCGCCTCGGCGGCGGCCGCGGGGATCGCGATCGACTCGAACTTCCGCAACGGCGCCGGCGCCACCTCGCGTGACTACCAAGGTGTCGCGGTGACGTACGCGCAGGTCGCGGCTCATCCGACGCTGCACCGCGTGCGCACCGAGAACCGCAAGACCCTGGTCATCCTGGACGAGATCCACCACGGCGGTGACGCGAAGTCCTGGGGCGACGCGATCCGTGAGGCGTTCACGCCCGCCGTCCGCCGTCTCGCGCTGACCGGGACCCCGTTCCGCAGCGACGACTCGCAGATCCCGTTCGTCACCTACGAGCCCGACGGTTCGGGCTTCCAGCGCAGCAAGTCCGACCATTCCTACGGTTACGCCGACGCGCTCGCCGACGGCGTCGTCCGGCCGGTCGTCTTCCTCGCCTACTCCGGCGAAGCCTCCTGGCGCACGAGCGCGGGGGAGGAGTTCACCGCGCGGCTCGGCGAGCCGCTGACGGCCGAGCAGAACGCGCGGGCCTGGCGCACGGCGCTCGACCCGGCCGGTGAGTGGGTACCGGCGGTGCTGCAGGCCGCGGACACGCGGCTCGCGCAGCTCCGCGCCAACGGCATCCCGGACGCGGGCGGCCTGGTGATCGCCACCGACCAGGATTCCGCGCGCGCCTACGCCAAGATCCTCGAGCGCCTCTCCGGCCAGACACCGACGGTCGTCCTCTCCGACGACCCCAAGGCGTCCGGGCGGATCAAGGAGTTCTCCGATTCGACCGACCGCTGGCTGGTCGCGGTCCGGATGGTGTCGGAGGGCGTCGACGTCCCGCGGCTCGCTGTCGGCGTCTACGCCACGAGCGCGTCGACCCCGTTGTTCTTCGCGCAGGCCATCGGCCGGTACGTGCGTTCGCGCAAACCGGGCGAGACGGCTTCGGTGTTCCTGCCGAGTGTGCCGGTGCTGCTGGAACTGGCCAGTGAGCTGGAGGCCCAGCGCGACCACGTGCTCGGCAAGCCGCACCGGGAAAAGGACGGCTGGGAGGACGAACTCCTCGCCCAGGCCAACCGCACCGAGGACGAGCCGGGCGAGGAAGAGAAGGCGTTCACCTCGCTGGGCGCCTCCGCCGAGCTCGACCAGGTCATCTACGACGGCAACTCCTTCGGCACCGCGGTGTTCTCCGGTTCCGACGAGGAGCAGGAGTACCTCGGCCTGCCGGGGCTGCTCGAACCGGACCAGGTCCGCGCCCTGCTGCGGAAGCGGCAGGAAGAGCAGCTCTCGGACGAGAAGCGGCGCAAGCCCAAGGCCGAAGAGGCGGCGCCGGTCGCGCGGCCGCAGTCGGTCAGCGAGCGGCTCGGCGCCCTGCGCAAGGAGCTGA contains these protein-coding regions:
- a CDS encoding DEAD/DEAH box helicase, with the translated sequence MSETAERNRGELGAPPAAKDSTARPLRAWQRRALTKYLTKKPKDFLAVATPGAGKTVFGLRIAAELLSDRTIEAITIVAPTEHLKHQWAASAAAAGIAIDSNFRNGAGATSRDYQGVAVTYAQVAAHPTLHRVRTENRKTLVILDEIHHGGDAKSWGDAIREAFTPAVRRLALTGTPFRSDDSQIPFVTYEPDGSGFQRSKSDHSYGYADALADGVVRPVVFLAYSGEASWRTSAGEEFTARLGEPLTAEQNARAWRTALDPAGEWVPAVLQAADTRLAQLRANGIPDAGGLVIATDQDSARAYAKILERLSGQTPTVVLSDDPKASGRIKEFSDSTDRWLVAVRMVSEGVDVPRLAVGVYATSASTPLFFAQAIGRYVRSRKPGETASVFLPSVPVLLELASELEAQRDHVLGKPHREKDGWEDELLAQANRTEDEPGEEEKAFTSLGASAELDQVIYDGNSFGTAVFSGSDEEQEYLGLPGLLEPDQVRALLRKRQEEQLSDEKRRKPKAEEAAPVARPQSVSERLGALRKELNALVGVIHHRTRKPHGAIHNELRRICGGPPTAMATVEQLEERIVTLRTW